Proteins encoded in a region of the Planococcus citri chromosome 1, ihPlaCitr1.1, whole genome shotgun sequence genome:
- the LOC135849891 gene encoding zinc finger protein Xfin-like, whose amino-acid sequence MQEIDETEIKANFNELCRLCASIDNVKIGLFSDEAIKRQLRKKIQTCLPFKVEENDGLPKSLCFKCIYNLETTYEFRCKCVQVNRSLEKHLYQLEREKQTKNVIAGRSYKIHPEVSIFAISTDSSREKQNEIKSSTPVECEEEPPNPLDFLEVGVNSEESSSIRPKSNSQDGKKSQFWKTDRRWLSVEHKPLHNDSTFQNDTTKMNMKYFDTSTPDDSGSRRKSCKPRKIARESDDNVDCGGGGGSAIPAAIVPTSAVVNRIAGKSRDGCEENENENDIAEEDESSRQQERFTCLLCEKNFNLRSSLNKHFSTTHGIEPYEVLSSEMPQTRPLLSQSFMSQLSAETTPHSEGAKNDDDLENMMEQETVIFCEVCRREFQDRASLWLHMVHAHREEASVSCGICLKICCDNITLIEHVNTAHSGDKAVVQRRYSCQVCGRQHDSRQKLLKHATLHTLIDNQGQTIQPEEMVSLNNAFAPRECTVCRKRFFNEDKLNHHTRNFHNDANDAATLSPSAVYKCELCASAHATRIDRWWHMYYSHLGDSRVTCQRDNCRKIFVSVALKEEHAKTHHESQGDFTNTCEICGKLWESRTVFYKHMMNVHPKCLPTICGICMKIFSNVPELRQHVQADHPPLEEMGGICCDVCGRPYAERSKMLRHRRVHNVTDGVPTATSTAKKKDDLVCSFCPDVSFEQYDDIAQHRRTVHQLFVCDLCPKFYNGNNHLWKHVSKQHKGDPNVTCNLCLRTSASRAHLERHKIKYHSDPVDKLLSKQHQLQLQQQQQLQQQAAAAAAAGAGSIIPVAAIPPQPQQPHKCSLCGKLFRIRSLLKKHLKSCKGVKALGASAAAAASLTAKVLPVNGVFPCSKCTKVFQLQSVLSKHVKNSHAQHACEVCQTEGEISAFDTKKGLLQHIRERHADNYELVCDVVGCGKVLRLKADLKKHKLEHQRGYFTYICEICGDMFSNRKKLRKHLVTYHKADVKYLCAICASIHQSVDQLVEHVHGAHSFVLHRPCTCQICGKNWTVSSKVVDHIVKVHGPEYKPCKICWKVFTDEQAFQEHTDNHPAIEDKPSANAAAAANASSSVNADADADDETLAEGPHSPSPPAIASLSRSSSCGSIATAAADAKSEGDVDAAGSKTVAGVKRSLQSNEEDTSLYGDGDGDNDESASKRLRRKYKCIWCKETFRAMDELKQHKLIHHSNSRYGGESQHQQQQINVDNSDAEPKTEIEAVPVSAADTAGHQQQHQQAPRFDTSRSERWTDIRPIACDCCDKIWNSKKQLWQHLIRSHAYESQHTCGICLQVCRDYFDLFYHLDSQHSDLVNDTVANRFSCFICGHYHNSQSKLDKHFLLHKNAPSRCEYTCQYCRKVYKSVAFYRDHLRVHEAEQPAESKAKPISEFSGFSINHILATKNDRSRSLTNLVVPAAAVAISVPVPVSAPAPALIKIETSETEPSVSFHRNDYDSKMNDDNDDDDDLVEEMDDDDDEDNSDREQMDVEEESPRHDDDSSNAAIIDVRVPFSRLARSSEKPTTTDSLSESYSNVSASDEEAEDCTVKSDNGAAADDAADVMLNGGGGVTVTNNDFTVFAMNNNQKQRSSKFQNDKTNFHNSTGDDYLRRVTDNL is encoded by the exons ATGCAAGAAAT CgatgaaactgaaattaaaGCGAATTTCAACGAATTGTGCCGGCTGTGCGCGTCAATCGACAATGTGAAAATCGGACTATTCAGCGATGAAGCGATAAAACGACAATTACgcaagaaaattcaaacttgtcTTCCTTTTAAG GTTGAAGAAAATGACGGCTTACCGAAATCTTTGTGCTTTAAATGCATATATAATTTGGAGACGACTTACGAATTCAGGTGTAAATGCGTGCAAGTCAATAGAAGTTTGGAAAAACATCTCTACCAATTG GAAAGAGAAAAGCAGACGAAAAATGTGATAGCAGGCAGATCTTATAAAATCCATCCCGAA GTTTCCATCTTCGCGATATCTACCGACTCGAGcagagaaaaacaaaatgagaTCAAAAGTAGCACACCAGTAGAATGCGAAGAAGAACCACCAAATCCGCTGGATTTTCTCGAG GTCGGCGTCAACTCCGAAGAAAGCTCGAGCATCCGTCCAAA ATCGAATTCTCAAGATGGTAAAAAATCGCAGTTTTGGAAGACCGATCGAAGATGGTTATCTGTCGAACATAAGCCGCTGCATAACGACTCGACA tTTCAAAACGATACGACCAAGATGAATATGAAATACTTCGATACGTCGACGCCGGACGATAGCGGAAGTCGACGAAAAAGCTGTAAACCGCGAAAAATTGCTCGAGAAAGCGACGATAACGTCGATTGCGGCGGTGGCGGTGGATCTGCGATACCGGCTGCAATTGTACCAACGTCGGCTGTAGTAAATCGAATCGCTGGAAAGAGTAGAGACGGCTGcgaagaaaacgaaaacgagAATGACATTGCGGAGGAGGACGAATCGTCGCGTCAGCAAGAAAGATTCACGTGCCTGCtgtgcgaaaaaaatttcaatttacgttCGTCGTTGAACAAGCATTTCTCGACGACGCACGGTATCGAGCCTTACGAAGTGCTGTCGTCGGAGATGCCGCAAACGCGACCGCTGCTCTCGCAATCGTTCATGTCGCAGCTGTCGGCGGAAACGACGCCCCATTCGGAAGGAGCGAAAAACGACGACGACTTGGAAAACATGATGGAACAAGAGACGGTGATATTTTGCGAAGTGTGTCGTCGCGAGTTCCAGGATCGCGCCAGTCTGTGGCTGCACATGGTGCACGCGCATCGCGAAGAGGCGAGCGTATCGTGCggcatttgtttgaaaatctgctgCGACAACATCACGTTGATCGAGCACGTGAACACGGCGCATTCAGGCGACAAGGCGGTGGTGCAGCGACGTTACTCGTGCCAGGTGTGCGGTCGGCAGCACGATTCGCGCCAGAAATTGCTTAAACACGCTACGTTGCACACGCTGATCGACAATCAGGGCCAGACCATTCAGCCGGAGGAGATGGTATCGCTGAATAACGCGTTCGCTCCGCGCGAATGCACAGTTTGCCGCAAACGGTTCTTTAACGAGGATAAACTCAACCATCATACGCGTAATTTTCATAACGACGCGAACGACGCCGCGACGTTGTCGCCGTCCGCCGTGTACAAGTGCGAGCTGTGCGCTTCGGCTCACGCCACTCGTATCGATCGCTGGTGGCATATGTATTATTCGCATTTGGGCGACTCGCGCGTCACCTGCCAGCGCGACAACTGCCGCAAGATCTTCGTGTCGGTCGCGCTCAAGGAGGAGCACGCGAAAACGCATCACGAATCGCAGGGCGATTTCACCAACACGTGCGAAATATGCGGCAAACTGTGGGAGTCGCGAACCGTCTTTTACAAGCATATGATGAACGTGCATCCCAAGTGCTTGCCGACCATCTGCGGCATCTGCATGAAGATCTTCAGCAACGTGCCGGAACTGCGTCAGCACGTGCAGGCTGATCATCCGCCGCTCGAGGAGATGGGCGGAATATGCTGCGACGTGTGTGGACGGCCGTACGCCGAACGCTCTAAAATGCTGCGTCATCGGCGCGTGCACAACGTAACGGACGGCGTTCCTACCGCCACCAGCACGGCCAAGAAGAAAGACGATCTGGTATGCAGCTTCTGTCCGGACGTCAGCTTCGAACAGTACGACGATATCGCCCAGCATCGTCGCACCGTCCATCAGCTGTTCGTCTGCGATCTGTGCCCCAAGTTCTACAACGGCAACAACCATCTGTGGAAGCACGTCAGCAAGCAGCACAAAGGCGATCCGAACGTCACCTGTAACCTGTGCTTGCGCACGTCCGCCAGTCGAGCTCATCTCGAACGTCATAAAATCAAATACCATTCGGATCCGGTCGATAAGCTGCTGAGTAAACAGCACCAACTGCAGCTGCAGCAACAACAGCAACTGCAACAGCAAGCGGCCGCAGCAGCAGCCGCCGGTGCCGGTTCTATTATACCCGTCGCCGCAATACCACCGCAGCCACAGCAGCCTCACAAATGCAGCCTATGCGGTAAACTATTCCGCATTCGTAGCTTACTGAAGAAACATCTCAAGTCGTGTAAAGGAGTGAAAGCGCTAGGTGCGTCGGCTGCGGCTGCTGCCAGTCTGACTGCCAAAGTGCTGCCGGTAAACGGAGTATTTCCATGCTCCAAATGCACCAAAGTGTTCCAGTTGCAAAGCGTGCTCTCGAAACACGTGAAAAACTCGCACGCTCAGCACGCCTGCGAAGTATGCCAAACGGAGGGCGAAATTAGCGCGTTCGACACGAAAAAAGGGCTGCTGCAGCATATACGCGAACGCCACGCCGATAACTACGAGCTCGTGTGCGACGTGGTCGGCTGCGGCAAAGTGTTACGCTTGAAGGCGGACTTGAAAAAGCACAAACTAGAGCACCAGCGCGGATATTTCACATACATTTGCGAAATCTGCGGCGATATGTTCTCAAATCGCAAGAAACTACGCAAACATCTGGTTACCTATCACAAAGCGGACGTCAAGTACCTGTGCGCCATTTGCGCCTCCATTCACCAGTCTGTCGACCAACTCGTCGAGCACGTGCACGGCGCTCATTCTTTCGTGCTACATCGGCCGTGTACGTGCCAGATATGCGGCAAAAACTGGACCGTCAGTAGCAAAGTAGTAGACCACATTGTCAAGGTGCACGGTCCCGAATACAAGCCGTGTAAAATCTGTTGGAAAGTGTTCACTGACGAACAAGCTTTCCAGGAGCATACCGATAATCATCCCGCCATTGAAGACAAACCGTCCGCCAACGCTGCCGCTGCCGCTAATGCGTCCAGCTCCGTCAACGCGGACGCAGACGCAGATGATGAAACGCTGGCTGAGGGGCCGCATTCGCCTTCGCCGCCTGCAATCGCCTCGTTATCGCGTTCGTCTTCTTGCGGTTCGATCGCCACAGCAGCAGCAGACGCCAAGTCCGAGGGTGATGTTGACGCTGCTGGATCCAAGACAGTCGCCGGTGTAAAAAGATCGCTGCAATCGAACGAAGAGGACACCTCTCTGTACGGCGATGGCGACGGCGACAATGACGAAAGCGCCAGCAAACGCCTCCGACGCAAATACAAATGCATTTGGTGTAAGGAAACGTTCCGCGCCATGGACGAACTCAAACAACATAAACTGATTCATCACTCCAATAGCCGCTATGGCGGCGAATCGCAGCACCAGCAACAACAAATTAACGTCGATAACAGTGACGCAGAACCGAAGACGGAGATAGAAGCGGTTCCGGTATCGGCGGCCGATACCGCCGGACACCAGCAGCAGCACCAGCAAGCGCCGCGTTTCGATACCAGTCGATCTGAGCGATGGACCGATATCCGTCCTATCGCTTGCGACTGCTGCGATAAGATCTGGAATTCGAAGAAACAATTATGGCAGCATTTGATTCGTTCGCACGCGTACGAATCGCAGCACACGTGCGGTATCTGTTTGCAGGTATGCCGCGACTACTTCGATCTGTTCTACCATCTAGACTCGCAGCATTCCGACCTGGTCAACGACACGGTGGCTAATCGATTCTCGTGCTTTATCTGCGGCCATTATCATAATTCGCAGAGCAAACTGGATAAGCACTTTTTGCTGCATAAAAACGCGCCGTCTCGATGCGAATACACGTGCCAGTATTGCCGCAAAGTGTACAAATCGGTGGCTTTCTATCGAGATCACTTGCGCGTTCACGAAGCCGAGCAGCCTGCCGAAAGCAAAGCCAAACCGATCAGCGAGTTTAGCGGATTCAGCATTAATCACATTTTGGCGACGAAAAACGACCGATCTCGCAGCCTAACCAATCTCGTCGTACCTGCAGCTGCGGTCGCGATATCCGTACCCGTGCCCGTATCTGCTCCCGCTCCGGCTCTGATTAAAATCGAAACGAGCGAAACCGAACCGTCCGTTTCTTTCCACCGGAACGATTACGATTCCAAAATgaacgacgacaacgacgacgatgacgacctAGTCGAAGAGAtggatgacgacgacgacgaagacaaCAGCGATCGAGAGCAAATGGACGTGGAAGAAGAAAGTCCGCGACACGATGACGATTCTTCAAACGCCGCCATCATCGATGTTCGAGTGCCATTTTCGCGACTCGCTAGATCGAGCGAAAAACCAACAACGACCGACTCGCTTTCCGAAAGCTATTCCAACGTTTCAGCCAGCGACGAAGAAGCCGAAGATTGTACCGTGAAAAGCGACAATGGCGCCGCTGCCGATGACGCTGCGGATGTTATGCTGAACGGCGGCGGTGGCGTCACCGTTACCAATAACGATTTCACCGTGTTCGCTatgaataataatcaaaaacaaCGCTCGTCCAAATTTCAGAACGACAAAACCAATTTTCACAACTCAACAGGCGACGATTATTTACGAAGAGTGACTGACAACCTTTAG
- the LOC135849892 gene encoding uncharacterized protein LOC135849892, which translates to MTNFDAELADPNKWTVEDEVHLLYSTLDNKPVGVDKHFQMSIIWDKFTSSSKKSVNSDVIWRKLNSWYNLKSLDDNELLPFKNGEEEFKLPVELIPESYVKSLTDDEKKSVDVSGLYRKYISCIDETDDEDSDSKPPFKLKGNEKLKWFENPQYKSVDRARIDTKQRPDNGDLNESIVRKYGDDTENKKVIRQYGKAGEVSSGTIVTLNFPSSDNDDNFDSANDAAKEDTPEVRNPPPQPSELKNVSNSDQVVKIKRTRSNKFAKAEPVVSSDAENSNTGKASPKITPAASELTPSTATRSRKASIVSQETPTTTNTEAEKVKSPTRSSGDEKSAVKRRFSQRCSSTSESKPDSSVNVKPDSSKIETIKRKSVARR; encoded by the exons ATGACAAATTTTGATGCCGAACTTGCTGATCCGAACAAATGGACAGTGGAAGATGAAGTACATCTTCTGTACAGTACTCTTGACAATAAACCAGTTG gagtcgataaacattttcaaatgtcCATAATCTGGGATAAGTTCACTTCATCTTCGAAGAAATCCGTTAATTCAGACGTCATATGGAGGAAGTTGAATTCTTGGTATAATTTGAAAAGCttg GACGATAATGAACTGCTTCCGTTCAAGAACGGCGAAGAAGAATTCAAACTACCAGTCGAACTAATACCGGAATCATACGTGAAAAGTTTAACCGACGACGAGAAGAAAAGCGTAGATGTTTCTGGATTGTATAGAAAATATATCAGCTGTATTGACGAAACCGACGACGAAGATTCAGATTCTAAACCACCGTTTAAATTGAAAGGTAACGAGAAACTGAAATGGTTCGAGAACCCGCAGTACAAAAGCGTCGATCGTGCAAGAATTGATACCAAACAGAGGCCAGATAATGGTGATTTGAACGAAAGTATTGTACGAAAATACGGCGACGATACGGAAAATAAGAAAGTTATCAGACAATATGGCAAAGCCGGTGAAGTTTCATCAg GCACCATTGTTACCCTTAATTTCCCATCATCGGATAACGACGACAATTTCGATAGTGCGAATGATGCTGCAAAAGAAGATACACCCGAAGTGAGGAATCCTCCACCGCAGCCTAGTGAACTGAAGAATGTCAGTAATAGTGATCAAGTTGTCAAGATCAAAAGAACCAGAAGTAATAAATTCGCGAAAGCCGAGCCGGTCGTTAGTTCCGATGCAGAAAACTCGAATACTGGAAAAGCTTCGCCAAAAATAACACCTGCAGCCAGCGAACTTACGCCTTCTACTGCTACTCGTTCTCGAAAAGCGTCTATAGTATCTCAAGAAACACCTACGACTACGAATACTGAAGCTGAGAAAGTGAAATCACCTACGAGATCATCGGGTGATGAAAAATCCGCGGTGAAGAGAAGATTTTCTCAAAGGTGTTCGTCTACTTCGGAAAGCAAGCCTGATTCGTCTGTGAATGTGAAACCTGATTCTAGTAAAATTGAAACTATAAAACGAAAAAGCGTCGCTAGACGGTAA
- the LOC135849894 gene encoding receptor expression-enhancing protein 1-like isoform X2, which translates to MISALISRLVIVVFGTLYPVYCSYKAVKTKDIKLYVKWMMYWIVFGLFISVETFTDIFVSFWCPFYYEFKIFFVLWLLLPIFKGSNYMYRKVIHPFFTQKEQDIDEMIAKAKEQGCSVLMDIGSKGVTLATNVIMNTAVKGGSGILFQLKKSYSLNDLVTDADMTDTTVDKRKNTKRKEDCRNNFQNVEMNETKMISAGRETNLRMMEEDSNIHIHDSISRSRKLSSESMALEEDCKNVSSNLRPRRSNRQVLAPLGNSATIPRKRQPKKRTL; encoded by the exons ATGATCTCCGCACTAATTTCAAGACTTGTAAT TGTAGTTTTTGGTACCCTATATCCAGTCTATTGTTCTTATAAAGCAGTCAAGACAAAGGATATTAAATTATAC GTAAAATGGATGATGTACTGGATCGTCTTCGGATTATTCATATCGGTCGAAACATTCACAGATATATTCGTGAGCTTTTG GTGCCCGTTTTATTACGAGTTTAAAATATTCTTTGTACTATGGCTGTTACTTCCAATCTTCAAAGGTTCCAATTATATGTATAGGAAAGTCATTCATCCTTTCTTCACGCAAAAGGAACAG gatATCGACGAAATGATAGCAAAAGCAAAAGAACAGGGTTGCAGTGTACTAATGGATATTGGCAGCAAAGGTGTAACGTTGGCCACAAACGTGATCATGAACACAGCAGTCAAG GGAGGATCTGGGATACTTTTCCAATTGAAGAAAAGTTATAGCTTGAATGACCTCGTAACTGACGCTGATATGACTGATACTACCGTagacaaaagaaaaaataccaagAGGAAAGAAGACTGCAGAAACAACTTTCAAA ATGTTGAAATGAACGAAACGAAGATGATAAGCGCTGGAAGAGAAACAAATCTTCGAATGATGGAGGAAGACTCAAATATACACAT CCACGATTCAATTTCGAGATCGAGGAAATTATCGTCGGAGAGTATGGCTCTAGAAGAAGACTGTAAAAATGTGAGCTCGAATCTGAGACCTAGAAGAAGTAATCGTCAG gttctAGCTCCGCTTGGAAATAGTGCAACTATACCAAGGAAACGTCAACCGAAAAAACGAACTCTCTGA
- the LOC135849894 gene encoding receptor expression-enhancing protein 3-like isoform X1, whose amino-acid sequence MISALISRLVIVVFGTLYPVYCSYKAVKTKDIKLYVKWMMYWIVFGLFISVETFTDIFVSFWCPFYYEFKIFFVLWLLLPIFKGSNYMYRKVIHPFFTQKEQDIDEMIAKAKEQGCSVLMDIGSKGVTLATNVIMNTAVKGGSGILFQLKKSYSLNDLVTDADMTDTTVDKRKNTKRKEDCRNNFQNVEMNETKMISAGRETNLRMMEEDSNIHIHDSISRSRKLSSESMALEEDCKNVSSNLRPRRSNRQASENLELISTNPSYSYYPFLSPQNHPYPSYLYYSSMSKTNYLMPPPTPALFNFNESNICDNFLNMKISNDSSSPADIKKSNSSPNISNLEPASNWSFINTNSSSTQSPTAPKKRPRRKRNNAPKPPNIPSISVNSSSAADVDYLAPYNLRSRKHHLQQKSKIHQFLSKSRELLTPWKHDNDDTYSVRSETIDGSSDDSMSTTSSYNTVN is encoded by the exons ATGATCTCCGCACTAATTTCAAGACTTGTAAT TGTAGTTTTTGGTACCCTATATCCAGTCTATTGTTCTTATAAAGCAGTCAAGACAAAGGATATTAAATTATAC GTAAAATGGATGATGTACTGGATCGTCTTCGGATTATTCATATCGGTCGAAACATTCACAGATATATTCGTGAGCTTTTG GTGCCCGTTTTATTACGAGTTTAAAATATTCTTTGTACTATGGCTGTTACTTCCAATCTTCAAAGGTTCCAATTATATGTATAGGAAAGTCATTCATCCTTTCTTCACGCAAAAGGAACAG gatATCGACGAAATGATAGCAAAAGCAAAAGAACAGGGTTGCAGTGTACTAATGGATATTGGCAGCAAAGGTGTAACGTTGGCCACAAACGTGATCATGAACACAGCAGTCAAG GGAGGATCTGGGATACTTTTCCAATTGAAGAAAAGTTATAGCTTGAATGACCTCGTAACTGACGCTGATATGACTGATACTACCGTagacaaaagaaaaaataccaagAGGAAAGAAGACTGCAGAAACAACTTTCAAA ATGTTGAAATGAACGAAACGAAGATGATAAGCGCTGGAAGAGAAACAAATCTTCGAATGATGGAGGAAGACTCAAATATACACAT CCACGATTCAATTTCGAGATCGAGGAAATTATCGTCGGAGAGTATGGCTCTAGAAGAAGACTGTAAAAATGTGAGCTCGAATCTGAGACCTAGAAGAAGTAATCGTCAG GCTTCAGAAAACTTGGAACTGATCTCAACCAATCCATCTTATTCTTATTACCCTTTCCTGTCACCGCAAAACCATCCCTATCCATCCTATCTCTACTACTCGTCAATGTCAAAAACAAATTACCTAATGCCTCCTCCTACACCTGCATTATTTAACTTCAACGAATCCAATATCTGCGATAATTTCCTCAACATGAAGATCTCCAACGACTCCTCATCTCCAGCTGACATAAAGAAATCCAATTCTTCGCCAAATATCTCGAATCTCGAACCAGCCAGTAACTGGTCTTTCATCAATACAAATTCCTCGTCGACTCAATCACCTACTGCGCCAAAAAAAAGACCTCGTCGTAAAAGGAATAACGCACCGAAACCTCCCAACATACCGTCGATTTCTGTAAACTCTTCGTCCGCTGCGGATGTCGATTATTTGGCACCTTATAATCTCAGGTCGAGGAAACATCATCTTCAGCAGAAATcgaaaatacatcaatttttatcgaaaagtaGAGAATTACTAACTCCTTGGAAACACGATAACGATGATACGTATTCTGTACGATCGGAAACGATTGATGGATCGTCGGATGATAGCATGTCGACTACTTCTTCGTATAATACGGTGAACTGA